The Clostridium botulinum BKT015925 genome includes the window TCTGTACATTATCGTCATAGTTCATATTATTTTCTATCTTAACGTCTACTCCACCTATTGCATCTACAACTTCCCTAAAACCTTCATAATTTATTTTGCCATAATAATCTATGTCTACATCTAGAAGTTTTTCAACTGCATCTATGGCACCTTCCACTCCACCTGTTGCATGTGCCGCATTTATCTTAGAATTTCTGCCCTTTATCTTAACAAGAGTATCTCTAGGTATTGATATAGCATTTGCTTCCTTACTTTTTTTATCATAATGAATTAATATCATTGTATCTGTTCTTTTAGGATCATTTTTATTAGTACTTCCCACAGTACCAATATCAACACCTAATGCTAATATATTTACTGCTGATTTATTACTAGTATCATTACTGGTTAACTTTGAATTATCATTTAACTTCCCTACAGCTTGATAAAAGTAAATAACACTTATTATTACTATCCCTAAAAGTATTGTAAATGCTGATAAAAAAAATTTTTAAACCCTATTTTTGTTTTCATATTAAATCCCCTATTTATTATATAACATATAATTTCTAGCCTCTATAGTCTTTTTATGTAAAAGCTGATTTCTATCAATTACATATTTTATAGTATTATTAAAAGATAGAATAAGTGCTCTATCTAATTCTTTGTTATAAACAAGTCCTCTTAAATCTTCAACTCCAGGAAAATCTCTTAAAGGTTCAATGTAATCTGATATGTATATTATTTTTTCAAGAAGAGTCATGTTTTCTTTTCCTGTAGTATGATAAGTTATAGCATCTAAAATTTCTTTATCTTCTATACCCATAATATTTTCAGCAACATATGCTCCAACTTCCCCATGTAAAATCGAAGGCATATTTTGTGATACTTCATCTATATTATATTCATTTTTTGAACAAATATCCAACATTTGTTCATCACTCATATTTTTAGCACAATCATGTACAAGTCCAGCTATTCTGGCCTTTT containing:
- the yqeK gene encoding bis(5'-nucleosyl)-tetraphosphatase (symmetrical) YqeK, with the protein product MWTEEKIIGYLKQNLKPKRFEHSIGVRDTAIKLAEIYGESIEKARIAGLVHDCAKNMSDEQMLDICSKNEYNIDEVSQNMPSILHGEVGAYVAENIMGIEDKEILDAITYHTTGKENMTLLEKIIYISDYIEPLRDFPGVEDLRGLVYNKELDRALILSFNNTIKYVIDRNQLLHKKTIEARNYMLYNK